From the genome of Blastocatellia bacterium, one region includes:
- the hemB gene encoding porphobilinogen synthase has protein sequence MRELIHRPRRLRRTPELRRLVQETRLSVEDLIYPLFVCPGEGVRREVSSMPGIYTLSIDQLVEEAQEVKRLGISAVILFGIPERKDEVGSEAYAEDGIIQRAIRALKREVPGLIVIADTCLCEYTSHGHCGLVRDGEVLNDPTLELLARTAVSQARAGADIIAPSNMMDGFVAAIRSALDEAGFTHIPIMSYAVKYASAFYGPFREAAQSAPQFGDRRGYQMDPPNAREALREAALDVEQGADILMVKPALPYLDIIRLVRERFSVPVAAYQVSGEYAMIKAAARLGWIEEERIVMETLIGIKRAGADLILTYFAKDVARWL, from the coding sequence ATGCGAGAATTGATTCATCGTCCACGCCGATTGCGTCGCACGCCGGAGCTGCGGCGCTTGGTGCAGGAGACGCGGCTCTCGGTGGAGGATTTGATCTACCCGCTTTTCGTCTGTCCGGGAGAGGGCGTGCGCCGGGAAGTCTCCTCAATGCCAGGCATTTACACGCTCTCCATTGATCAGCTCGTCGAGGAGGCTCAGGAGGTCAAGCGACTGGGCATCTCGGCCGTTATCCTCTTTGGTATTCCGGAGCGGAAAGACGAGGTCGGAAGCGAGGCCTACGCCGAGGACGGCATCATCCAACGAGCGATTCGCGCGCTCAAGCGAGAGGTCCCTGGCCTGATCGTGATCGCCGATACGTGCCTCTGCGAATACACGAGCCACGGCCATTGTGGTCTGGTTCGGGATGGGGAGGTCCTGAACGATCCGACGTTGGAGCTATTGGCGCGGACGGCCGTCAGCCAGGCGCGCGCGGGCGCGGACATCATTGCGCCGTCGAACATGATGGACGGCTTTGTCGCGGCGATCCGGAGCGCTCTGGACGAAGCCGGATTCACACACATCCCCATCATGTCCTACGCCGTCAAATATGCCTCGGCCTTCTACGGGCCGTTCCGCGAGGCCGCTCAGAGCGCCCCGCAGTTTGGGGACCGGCGCGGCTACCAGATGGATCCGCCCAATGCCCGAGAAGCCCTGCGCGAAGCCGCGCTGGATGTCGAGCAAGGCGCTGACATCCTCATGGTGAAACCCGCTCTGCCGTATCTGGACATCATCCGCCTGGTGCGCGAGCGGTTCTCGGTGCCCGTGGCCGCTTATCAGGTGAGCGGCGAATACGCCATGATCAAAGCGGCGGCTCGATTGGGGTGGATCGAAGAAGAGCGCATCGTCATGGAGACGCTCATTGGCATCAAGCGCGCGGGAGCTGACCTGATTCTGACCTACTTCGCCAAGGATGTCGCGCGGTGGTTATGA
- a CDS encoding YbaB/EbfC family nucleoid-associated protein gives MKFPNPQELQKMFEQAQKMQEQLRDAIRQIRVEASSGGGAVTVTMSGTKEVLALKIDPDVLGGDVELLQDLIIAAVNECGRKVDEAIQQQALKNLNLNLPGLF, from the coding sequence ATGAAATTCCCGAATCCGCAAGAACTGCAGAAGATGTTCGAACAAGCGCAGAAGATGCAGGAGCAGTTGCGCGATGCGATTCGACAGATCCGCGTCGAAGCCTCATCGGGCGGTGGCGCCGTCACCGTCACCATGTCCGGCACGAAGGAGGTTCTCGCGCTCAAGATCGACCCGGACGTCCTCGGAGGGGACGTCGAGCTGTTACAAGACCTGATCATCGCCGCCGTGAATGAGTGCGGCCGCAAAGTGGATGAGGCCATCCAGCAACAAGCGCTCAAGAATCTGAACCTGAACCTCCCCGGCCTCTTCTGA
- the dnaX gene encoding DNA polymerase III subunit gamma/tau, producing MHQVIARKWRPQRFEDLVGQEAIARTLQNALRQRRWHHAYIFAGPRGVGKTTTARLFAKALNCVTGPTPEPCDQCPPCREIAEGRALDVLEIDAASHTGVDNVRQVILDTLALGPARDRYRIFIIDEFHQLSASAFNALLKTLEEPPPHVLFLMATTELHKVPATILSRCQIFEFRLIPESKIAERLRRIAEVEGISISDSALRKIARAGQGSLRDAQSLLEQVLSFAEPGELISDAIVETALGLIGMETLLAVAEAIADRDGPRILRLVEMLNERGCEMRHFCRDLMAHFRNLLVAKVAGRDRELLPLSDGEMEQVMAQAERFSEEELVRAFRVLAETEQNMRYASEPRFALEVGLVRLAHLERVRPLVQVIRALEDLEHRMASGATSVPPPEATEANASAPTSPKSPGVTVTSPLSETERLKEELRERGKMLILGALDRAKTIEITEEVLRVTFPASLAIHRETLLEHTNKQTIEAVARQVFGRPLALQVRIEEERPSASAPDRRARAIAEEDPIVRALVKTFKGEIVEVVAPEEGKSDAS from the coding sequence ATGCATCAGGTCATCGCCCGAAAGTGGCGTCCGCAACGCTTCGAGGATTTAGTCGGCCAGGAGGCCATTGCCCGCACGCTCCAAAATGCCCTTCGACAGCGGCGATGGCATCATGCTTATATCTTCGCTGGCCCGCGCGGAGTGGGGAAGACGACGACGGCGCGCCTGTTCGCCAAAGCGCTCAACTGCGTCACAGGACCGACGCCGGAACCTTGCGATCAATGCCCACCCTGTCGGGAGATCGCTGAGGGCCGCGCGCTCGACGTCTTAGAGATCGACGCCGCTTCACACACGGGCGTGGACAACGTCCGCCAGGTCATCCTCGATACGCTCGCTCTCGGCCCGGCGCGCGATCGCTACCGCATCTTCATCATCGATGAGTTCCATCAACTCTCGGCGAGCGCTTTCAACGCGCTCTTGAAGACGCTCGAAGAACCCCCGCCACATGTCCTTTTCCTGATGGCGACGACAGAATTGCACAAGGTCCCAGCGACGATCCTCTCTCGCTGCCAAATCTTCGAATTCCGCTTGATCCCCGAGAGCAAGATCGCCGAACGACTGCGACGGATCGCTGAAGTCGAAGGAATTTCGATCTCCGACTCGGCGCTGCGGAAGATCGCGCGCGCTGGACAAGGCAGCTTGCGCGATGCCCAATCGCTGCTGGAGCAGGTCCTCAGCTTCGCCGAACCGGGCGAGTTGATCTCAGATGCCATCGTCGAAACAGCGCTCGGCTTGATCGGCATGGAGACGCTCCTGGCCGTCGCCGAAGCTATCGCCGATCGCGATGGGCCGCGCATCCTTCGGCTCGTCGAGATGCTGAACGAACGCGGCTGCGAGATGCGCCACTTCTGCCGGGATCTGATGGCCCATTTTCGGAATCTGCTCGTCGCCAAGGTCGCTGGCCGCGATCGCGAGCTGCTCCCGCTCAGCGATGGCGAAATGGAGCAAGTGATGGCTCAAGCCGAGCGATTCAGCGAAGAGGAACTGGTGCGCGCCTTCCGCGTGCTCGCCGAAACGGAACAGAACATGCGATACGCGAGCGAGCCTCGCTTCGCCTTGGAGGTGGGGCTTGTGCGGCTCGCGCATTTGGAGCGCGTGCGACCGCTCGTTCAGGTGATTCGCGCGCTCGAAGACCTGGAACATCGGATGGCCTCGGGGGCGACGTCGGTTCCTCCCCCGGAAGCCACTGAAGCGAATGCCTCCGCCCCTACATCGCCAAAGTCGCCGGGCGTGACCGTGACTTCCCCGCTATCGGAGACCGAACGCCTCAAGGAAGAACTGCGAGAGCGCGGGAAGATGCTCATCCTCGGAGCGCTCGATCGGGCGAAGACGATCGAGATCACCGAAGAGGTGCTTCGCGTGACGTTCCCCGCTTCGCTGGCCATTCACCGCGAGACCCTACTGGAGCATACGAACAAGCAAACGATCGAAGCCGTCGCGCGCCAGGTCTTCGGCCGTCCCCTCGCGCTCCAGGTCCGTATTGAGGAAGAGCGTCCCTCGGCGTCCGCCCCAGACCGACGCGCGCGCGCTATCGCCGAGGAAGATCCCATCGTCCGAGCGCTCGTGAAGACGTTCAAGGGGGAGATCGTGGAGGTCGTCGCCCCGGAGGAGGGGAAGTCGGATGCTTCTTGA
- the tadA gene encoding tRNA adenosine(34) deaminase TadA has translation MDEVWMRLALDEAADAERLGEVPIGAVVVLGEKVIGRGHNRVITEQDPTAHAEIVALRDAARFLNNYRLVGTTLYVTIEPCPMCAGALLNARVARLVYGAADPRAGAVTTLFQLCTDPRLTHRLQVQAGVLEAECREMIQSFFQRKRAEVKREREQE, from the coding sequence ATGGACGAGGTCTGGATGCGATTGGCTCTCGATGAGGCGGCCGATGCCGAACGTCTCGGGGAGGTTCCTATCGGGGCGGTCGTCGTCCTCGGTGAGAAGGTGATCGGCCGCGGACACAATCGCGTCATCACGGAGCAAGACCCGACGGCACATGCGGAGATCGTCGCCCTGCGCGACGCCGCGCGCTTTCTGAACAATTATCGGCTTGTGGGGACGACTCTCTACGTGACGATCGAGCCCTGTCCCATGTGCGCCGGGGCATTGCTCAACGCTCGCGTCGCACGGCTCGTCTACGGCGCGGCTGATCCTCGCGCCGGAGCGGTCACGACGCTCTTTCAACTCTGTACCGATCCTCGGCTCACGCACCGGCTGCAGGTGCAAGCCGGTGTGCTTGAAGCCGAGTGTCGGGAGATGATACAATCCTTCTTTCAAAGGAAACGTGCAGAGGTCAAGCGGGAGCGCGAGCAAGAGTGA